A region of Chitinophaga horti DNA encodes the following proteins:
- a CDS encoding LytR/AlgR family response regulator transcription factor, protein MKILCKDHEMAAAKQLIALVSSIDPRIEIVHEPQRPAAQRFLARSGSRLCSVPVEDIAYFYIRNRLCCIRTIHNTDHFITKSLDDVEQETDNTLFFRINRQFIVNYRHIQQVQAWFSGKLKVKVKPEVPEDIIVSRLKASEFKKWLGE, encoded by the coding sequence ATGAAAATTCTTTGCAAGGACCATGAAATGGCCGCCGCGAAACAGCTGATCGCCCTTGTTTCCTCAATCGACCCCAGGATCGAGATCGTGCATGAACCTCAGCGGCCCGCCGCTCAACGCTTCCTGGCCCGCTCCGGCAGCAGGCTTTGTTCCGTGCCTGTAGAAGACATTGCGTACTTCTACATCCGCAACCGCCTGTGCTGCATTCGAACGATCCATAACACCGACCACTTCATCACCAAAAGTCTCGACGATGTGGAGCAGGAAACCGACAACACCCTGTTCTTCCGCATCAACCGCCAGTTTATCGTGAACTACCGGCATATACAACAGGTGCAGGCCTGGTTCAGCGGCAAGTTGAAAGTGAAAGTAAAACCCGAAGTGCCCGAAGACATTATCGTAAGCCGACTTAAAGCCAGCGAGTTTAAGAAGTGGCTGGGCGAATAA
- a CDS encoding glycosyltransferase, protein MTKITHKKIVILGPAHPLRGGLAAFNERLAYELQNNGNEVRIETFSFQYPSFMFPGKTQYAEGPVPDGLNIRRSVHSMNPLNWLLTGKRLRREAPDLIIAAFWLPLMAPSLGTVIKEAKKNGKTKVIGLMHNLIPHEKRPGDGPFTRYFVKQCDAFITLSDEVLNDVRMLSDKPAICSPHPVYDSFGSAVPAPAALTALGLAPNYKYLLFFGFVRAYKGLDLLLEAMGDVRIAARKDIRLIVAGEFYEDRQPYDELLQRFQLKDKLVMANEFIPNEMVKYYFSAADAVVQPYRSATQSGISQMAYHFEKPMVVTNVGGLPEIVPNGQAGYVVAPEPAAIAEGILRLVDEGPEKFAAFIAAQKQRYSWANFVDALGNLVAIQ, encoded by the coding sequence TTGACGAAGATCACCCATAAGAAAATAGTTATACTTGGTCCGGCCCACCCGTTACGCGGTGGGCTGGCGGCTTTTAATGAGCGCCTGGCTTACGAGCTGCAAAACAATGGCAACGAGGTGCGCATCGAAACGTTCTCTTTCCAATACCCTTCTTTCATGTTCCCGGGCAAAACGCAGTATGCGGAAGGCCCGGTACCAGATGGACTGAACATTCGCCGCTCCGTACATTCCATGAACCCGCTGAACTGGCTACTGACGGGCAAACGCCTGCGCCGTGAAGCGCCCGACCTGATCATTGCAGCCTTCTGGCTGCCATTGATGGCGCCAAGCTTGGGTACGGTGATCAAAGAAGCGAAGAAGAACGGAAAGACGAAAGTGATTGGCCTCATGCACAACCTGATCCCTCATGAAAAAAGACCCGGCGATGGGCCATTTACACGTTATTTCGTAAAGCAGTGCGATGCGTTCATCACGCTCAGCGATGAGGTGTTGAATGACGTGCGTATGCTGTCTGACAAACCGGCAATCTGCTCCCCCCACCCTGTTTACGATAGCTTTGGCAGCGCAGTACCGGCACCTGCGGCACTTACGGCACTGGGACTGGCACCGAATTACAAGTACTTGTTGTTCTTCGGTTTCGTGCGGGCTTACAAGGGCCTGGACCTGCTGCTGGAGGCCATGGGTGATGTACGTATTGCCGCCCGCAAGGACATTCGCCTGATCGTGGCGGGTGAGTTTTATGAGGACAGGCAGCCTTATGACGAGCTCTTACAACGTTTCCAACTGAAAGATAAGCTGGTGATGGCCAATGAGTTCATCCCGAATGAGATGGTGAAGTACTACTTCTCCGCCGCGGATGCGGTGGTGCAACCTTATCGCTCCGCGACGCAGAGTGGCATTTCGCAGATGGCCTATCATTTCGAAAAACCGATGGTGGTGACGAATGTCGGCGGCCTGCCGGAAATTGTACCAAACGGGCAGGCCGGTTATGTGGTAGCACCGGAACCAGCGGCTATTGCGGAAGGCATTCTGCGGCTGGTAGATGAAGGTCCGGAGAAATTCGCTGCGTTTATTGCCGCGCAAAAGCAGCGTTACTCCTGGGCAAACTTCGTGGACGCACTGGGAAATTTGGTGGCCATACAATAA
- a CDS encoding GAF domain-containing sensor histidine kinase, producing MKALSSELLRDIAHIQNIPIIPLILEVVCRSTGMGFAAVARVTEDKWIACSVRDEIAFGLTPGGELPLETTICHEIRQSGQGVIIDQVSADAHFCTHRTPLQYGFQSYISIPIILPDGQFFGTLCAIDPAPALLNNTKTIGMFTAFTELIAFHVAQQRLLEQQTRALAETVQELGESRDENRQYRHISNHNLQEPLRKLRMFSSMLTDPITPPDAAKTQALAARINDSARRISMMIRDLSDFSGTPAQHNFEQVDLQQVIRIVSSQLGVTVQAGPIPPIKAVREQMEQLFFQLLDNAVKFAKPGVVPEVHITTMTDANEMAIIVDDNGIGIAPSQLEKIFDLFSRLSTDLPMDSFGMGLAFCRKIVRQHGGRIEAESRDDGARIRIVFPTA from the coding sequence ATGAAAGCATTGAGCAGTGAGCTGTTGAGAGACATAGCACATATACAAAACATACCTATTATTCCGCTGATCCTCGAAGTAGTATGCCGCAGCACCGGCATGGGCTTTGCTGCCGTGGCGCGAGTTACAGAGGATAAATGGATCGCCTGCAGCGTGCGCGACGAAATTGCATTCGGTTTAACTCCAGGCGGTGAACTTCCCCTGGAAACCACCATCTGCCATGAAATCCGGCAGAGCGGGCAAGGCGTGATCATCGACCAGGTATCAGCAGATGCACATTTCTGTACACACCGTACGCCGTTGCAATACGGTTTTCAGAGCTACATTTCCATCCCGATCATTTTGCCGGACGGCCAGTTCTTTGGCACCCTTTGCGCCATCGACCCTGCTCCTGCCCTGCTAAACAATACTAAGACCATCGGGATGTTCACCGCCTTCACCGAACTGATCGCGTTTCACGTCGCGCAGCAACGCCTGCTGGAGCAACAAACGCGTGCCCTGGCGGAAACCGTTCAGGAACTGGGTGAGAGCCGCGATGAGAACAGGCAGTACCGGCATATATCGAATCATAACTTACAGGAACCGCTGCGTAAACTGCGCATGTTCAGCAGTATGCTAACCGATCCGATTACACCGCCCGACGCAGCGAAAACCCAAGCCCTTGCCGCGCGGATCAACGATAGTGCGCGCCGCATTTCGATGATGATACGCGACTTGTCAGATTTCTCCGGCACACCGGCCCAGCATAATTTCGAACAGGTAGATTTGCAACAGGTGATACGCATCGTGAGCTCACAGCTCGGCGTTACCGTGCAGGCAGGACCTATCCCGCCGATTAAAGCCGTACGCGAACAAATGGAGCAGCTATTCTTTCAGTTGCTGGATAACGCGGTGAAGTTCGCAAAGCCAGGCGTGGTACCTGAAGTACATATTACTACAATGACAGATGCCAACGAGATGGCAATTATTGTTGATGATAACGGCATCGGGATCGCCCCTTCGCAACTGGAGAAAATCTTCGACCTGTTCTCCCGGTTATCGACCGACTTGCCCATGGATAGCTTTGGGATGGGACTGGCGTTTTGCCGGAAGATCGTGCGGCAACATGGCGGGCGGATTGAGGCAGAGTCGAGAGACGATGGAGCCAGGATTAGAATAGTATTCCCCACTGCATAA
- a CDS encoding sensor histidine kinase encodes MSNTIGNSSTPPGEHTWRMNISWVEGTCFFLLVMLISFLYGMPQYLSGRISWFSLLETLLDCVFMTVAALPAWWLHFRMGARWQLKWRLSLHSFTILVYYGNWLLCYVVYNPIAGHPVMTPWQVLYNAGPNILFYLQLFSFLHIYHFFREREAQLKREQELASLAYNSEIQALKAQIQPHFLFNTLNSISASVPPEQETTRELIAQLADTFRYALYVSRNEWVALEEEATFIRTMLELEHRRFGKRLQYEITPLGELASLIVPSMLLQPLVENAIRHGVAPQVEGGKITVAFERHGQRLKVSVSDTGNGHQAAREQMLNSDGVGLKNVRRRLELLFKETINIEKNEPKGLIFYFFIPAQYHVNQNRTYHRRRRSLAEPDTAVSFRPPHVADPG; translated from the coding sequence ATGAGCAATACTATCGGTAACAGCAGCACGCCGCCCGGCGAGCATACCTGGCGGATGAACATATCCTGGGTGGAAGGCACGTGTTTCTTCCTACTGGTGATGTTGATCAGCTTCCTGTACGGGATGCCGCAATATCTTTCCGGCAGGATATCGTGGTTCTCGTTACTGGAAACGTTGCTGGACTGTGTATTTATGACGGTAGCGGCATTGCCGGCCTGGTGGTTACACTTCAGGATGGGTGCCAGGTGGCAGTTGAAATGGCGATTATCCTTGCACTCGTTTACCATCCTGGTATATTATGGGAACTGGTTGCTGTGTTACGTGGTATACAATCCTATAGCGGGCCACCCCGTGATGACGCCCTGGCAGGTATTATACAATGCCGGGCCGAATATTTTGTTCTATCTGCAACTGTTTAGCTTTCTGCATATCTATCATTTTTTCAGGGAGAGAGAGGCGCAACTGAAGCGGGAACAAGAACTGGCGTCGCTGGCGTACAATAGCGAGATACAGGCATTAAAAGCACAGATACAACCACACTTCCTGTTTAATACACTCAACTCCATCAGCGCGAGCGTACCGCCGGAACAGGAAACGACCAGGGAGCTGATCGCGCAGCTGGCCGATACGTTTCGATATGCTTTGTATGTGAGCCGGAACGAATGGGTGGCGCTGGAGGAAGAAGCCACATTCATCCGCACAATGCTGGAGCTGGAGCACCGGCGTTTCGGTAAACGGCTTCAATATGAGATCACCCCGCTGGGCGAACTGGCAAGCCTGATTGTTCCATCGATGTTATTGCAACCGCTGGTAGAAAATGCGATACGACACGGCGTAGCGCCGCAGGTAGAAGGCGGTAAGATTACGGTGGCTTTTGAGCGACACGGGCAACGGCTGAAAGTAAGCGTGAGCGACACGGGAAACGGCCACCAGGCCGCGCGGGAACAGATGCTGAATAGTGACGGCGTAGGATTAAAGAATGTGCGGCGAAGACTGGAGTTGTTGTTTAAAGAAACCATCAACATAGAAAAAAATGAGCCTAAGGGCCTGATCTTTTACTTTTTCATTCCTGCTCAATACCATGTCAATCAAAACCGTACTTATCATCGACGACGAAGAAGCCTCGCGGAGCCTGATACGGCAGTATCTTTCCGCCCACCCCACGTTGCAGATCCTGGGTGA
- a CDS encoding S1C family serine protease: MIRKRHILAVMALLTAFHASSQQLKPAMNEALQRAYSASVRAHGFDTARQVQNSSQFSAVVVSADGYVLTVAHAIRPGLTYKLRFPDGRTAIAAGLGTITMRDSSGMPDMAMMKIIEDGPFPFAPMGASTAVRKGDGVVGISYPEKLAQTFPTVRYGTVIQPDTRYRFMQTSCAMEPGDSGGPIFDLAGRVIGMNSRCNLTIRENYEVPVDLYKLYWTALQQRKAWGQWPDQTDSLPGEQIAPAPAAMTAIAPNGLTGSVTITSDMDGREQLQCGTVLAEAPPAYRKLKGSFIISKSSCVGEWPVIAGKKAQILARNEEQDLVLLQIDARISNGVRLSADTLTPSIGSWLFTALPKGEEKHGVISCAPFALAVKKHPGFLGAPARFIDNAVTLTNIAPGSPADKAGWKRGDKLLKVDGVSLEKPEDYAIQVQPRSPGEKVSFTLQRQDSLFTQEVVLAEPQRSQHPAEHFEGRASLRADGFRHVFAHDAWVTASECGSPVFDTDGVCHGINIARFSRTVTLVTPSADILYWLNGLKKA; the protein is encoded by the coding sequence ATGATCCGTAAAAGACACATACTGGCAGTCATGGCCCTGTTGACTGCATTTCATGCTTCCAGTCAGCAGCTCAAGCCGGCGATGAATGAGGCTTTACAGCGCGCGTACAGTGCCAGCGTAAGGGCTCATGGTTTCGATACGGCCCGTCAGGTGCAAAACAGTTCGCAGTTCAGCGCGGTAGTGGTAAGTGCCGACGGATATGTGCTCACGGTCGCGCACGCGATCAGGCCAGGGCTTACGTACAAGCTTAGGTTTCCGGATGGGCGTACGGCCATCGCAGCGGGACTGGGCACGATCACCATGAGGGACTCGTCCGGGATGCCGGATATGGCGATGATGAAGATTATAGAGGATGGGCCATTTCCGTTTGCGCCAATGGGGGCTTCTACGGCAGTCAGGAAGGGGGATGGGGTAGTAGGGATCTCGTACCCGGAAAAGCTGGCGCAAACATTTCCCACGGTACGCTATGGTACGGTGATCCAGCCGGATACGCGGTATCGGTTCATGCAGACCAGTTGTGCCATGGAGCCGGGCGATTCGGGCGGACCGATCTTCGATCTGGCAGGGCGTGTGATCGGGATGAACAGTCGTTGCAACCTCACCATACGGGAGAACTATGAAGTGCCTGTCGATCTGTATAAACTTTATTGGACGGCTTTACAACAAAGAAAAGCCTGGGGCCAGTGGCCTGATCAAACTGATTCGCTGCCGGGAGAGCAGATCGCGCCTGCCCCCGCAGCCATGACGGCTATCGCGCCGAATGGCCTTACCGGAAGTGTAACGATTACAAGCGATATGGACGGCCGCGAACAACTGCAATGCGGAACGGTACTGGCAGAAGCACCTCCGGCTTATCGCAAATTGAAAGGATCTTTTATTATCAGCAAAAGCTCCTGTGTGGGAGAGTGGCCGGTAATAGCCGGCAAAAAGGCACAGATCCTGGCACGCAATGAGGAGCAGGACCTGGTGCTTTTACAAATTGATGCGCGTATTAGCAACGGGGTTCGGTTGTCTGCGGACACGCTTACGCCTTCGATAGGCAGTTGGCTGTTTACAGCGCTGCCAAAGGGGGAGGAAAAGCATGGGGTGATTAGCTGTGCGCCCTTCGCACTGGCTGTAAAAAAGCATCCCGGTTTTCTGGGTGCGCCGGCGCGGTTTATCGACAATGCGGTAACGCTTACGAACATCGCACCGGGCAGTCCGGCCGATAAGGCCGGCTGGAAGCGGGGGGACAAGTTGTTAAAGGTCGATGGCGTAAGTCTCGAAAAGCCGGAGGACTATGCCATCCAGGTGCAACCTCGCTCGCCGGGGGAAAAGGTGAGTTTCACGCTGCAACGGCAAGACAGTCTCTTCACGCAGGAAGTGGTACTGGCCGAACCTCAGCGCTCTCAACATCCTGCAGAACATTTCGAAGGCCGCGCCAGTCTCCGTGCTGATGGGTTCCGGCATGTGTTTGCACACGACGCCTGGGTTACCGCCAGCGAATGCGGAAGCCCGGTATTTGACACTGATGGAGTTTGTCACGGCATCAATATCGCCCGCTTTAGTCGCACCGTTACGCTGGTGACCCCCTCTGCGGATATTCTTTACTGGTTGAATGGGTTGAAAAAGGCTTAG
- a CDS encoding dihydroorotase, protein MHILLKNVRIVASHSPFNGQQKDILISNGIIQQIGDELSAPEDAQVISSDDLHVSTGWADVFANFCDPGQEYKEDLQSGSRAAAVGGFTTVMVVPNTQPAIQTKPQVEYILSQTRNGLVNVLPIGAISKNLEGSSLAEMYEMRLTGAAAFSDGLKPLQSSGLMLKALQYVKAFNGAVIQVPDDTSISGHGLMHEGIHSTRLGMPGKPAIGEEIMIRRDLELARYTDSHIHFTAISTAKSVELITAAKAEGVKVTCSVTPYHLTFTDADLADYDTNLKVNPPLRSAEDVAALKAAVKNGQIDCFATHHLPQDWDAKQVEFEYAKHGMIGLESAFGALVTALPEVPVAQLAEMLATGGRKVFDLPTPVIEEGAKAELTLFSPSREYTFSEAHIGSKSKNSAYLGRQLKGMALGIINNGKVYLG, encoded by the coding sequence ATGCATATATTACTCAAAAACGTACGGATAGTTGCATCTCACTCCCCCTTTAACGGGCAACAAAAGGACATTCTCATTTCAAACGGCATTATTCAGCAGATTGGCGACGAGCTTTCGGCCCCGGAAGATGCGCAGGTAATTTCTTCGGATGACCTGCATGTATCCACCGGCTGGGCAGATGTTTTCGCGAACTTTTGCGACCCGGGACAGGAATATAAGGAGGACTTGCAAAGCGGCTCCAGGGCTGCGGCCGTAGGCGGCTTTACGACGGTGATGGTAGTGCCGAATACGCAACCGGCTATCCAGACGAAACCGCAGGTAGAATATATTCTCAGCCAAACCCGCAACGGACTGGTAAATGTGCTGCCGATCGGCGCCATCAGCAAAAACCTGGAAGGCAGTTCTCTCGCAGAAATGTATGAGATGCGCCTGACTGGTGCAGCGGCTTTCTCCGACGGATTGAAACCTTTGCAGTCATCCGGCCTGATGCTGAAAGCGCTCCAGTACGTAAAAGCATTTAATGGTGCAGTGATACAGGTGCCAGATGATACAAGCATTTCCGGCCACGGACTGATGCACGAAGGCATCCACTCCACCCGCCTGGGCATGCCCGGCAAGCCGGCGATCGGCGAAGAGATCATGATCCGCCGCGACCTGGAACTGGCGCGCTATACAGATTCGCATATCCACTTTACCGCCATCAGCACGGCTAAATCTGTGGAACTGATTACTGCAGCCAAAGCGGAAGGCGTAAAAGTGACTTGCTCCGTTACGCCCTACCACCTTACGTTTACCGATGCCGACCTGGCAGATTACGATACAAACCTCAAAGTAAATCCTCCCCTACGCAGCGCGGAAGACGTGGCTGCGCTGAAGGCGGCGGTGAAGAACGGGCAGATCGACTGCTTCGCTACACACCACCTGCCACAGGACTGGGATGCCAAACAAGTGGAGTTCGAGTATGCTAAACACGGCATGATCGGGCTTGAAAGTGCTTTTGGTGCACTTGTTACGGCTTTGCCGGAGGTTCCGGTGGCGCAGCTGGCGGAAATGCTGGCGACTGGTGGCCGCAAGGTGTTTGACCTGCCGACGCCCGTTATCGAAGAAGGTGCTAAAGCGGAACTTACCTTGTTCTCCCCCTCACGGGAGTACACTTTTAGCGAGGCGCACATCGGGTCCAAATCAAAAAATTCGGCTTATCTTGGCCGCCAGCTGAAAGGCATGGCGCTGGGCATTATCAATAACGGAAAAGTTTACCTGGGATAA
- a CDS encoding DUF4199 domain-containing protein yields the protein MNNKPHLKYGVPFAAVSVLIYLGGLILLKLPATHFLVNWSPTLLLLAAIVLSTLEYRKQNDKNGFGHLFANGFRTTAVFTVIVGVIIAAYLASSPGFQDLMLKYTMESAKQQGYTAEMIQENDARMRSMLIPFVLGGIVISQLIAGAIFSAISAIAFKKQ from the coding sequence ATGAACAACAAACCACATTTGAAATACGGGGTGCCCTTTGCGGCGGTGAGTGTCTTGATTTATCTCGGTGGATTGATCTTACTGAAATTACCTGCTACCCACTTCCTCGTGAACTGGAGCCCTACCCTTCTGCTGCTGGCCGCCATTGTACTGTCTACGCTTGAATACCGTAAACAGAACGATAAAAACGGCTTCGGACATTTGTTCGCCAACGGATTTCGTACAACAGCGGTGTTCACGGTAATCGTGGGTGTGATCATAGCGGCCTATCTGGCCAGCTCTCCCGGTTTCCAGGACCTGATGCTGAAGTACACGATGGAAAGTGCGAAGCAACAGGGGTATACAGCGGAAATGATCCAGGAGAACGACGCCCGGATGCGTTCAATGCTCATCCCATTCGTACTCGGCGGCATCGTTATCAGTCAGCTGATTGCAGGAGCGATCTTTTCCGCTATCAGCGCAATCGCCTTCAAAAAACAATAG
- a CDS encoding glycosyltransferase family 2 protein, whose protein sequence is MSLDISVIVPLKNEEESLPELAAWIDRVMQANNYSYEVWMIDDGSTDDSWEVITKLAAGNNHIKGIRFQRNYGKSAALNEGFRAAKGDVIITMDADLQDSPDEIPELYNLIMRDGYDLISGWKKKRYDPIMKTIPSKFFNGVTAKMSGIKLHDFNCGLKSYRRKVVKSIEVYGEMHRYIPVIAKWAGFRKIGEKVVEHRARKYGVTKFGLERFINGFLDLASIMFVGKFGKRPMHFFGAMGFVFFFLGFVISFYLAFAKIVNLQYNMTDRPIFYLALLFMIIGSQLFLTGFIAELVTRNSADRNSYLVEERLEIKA, encoded by the coding sequence ATGAGTTTAGACATATCCGTTATCGTTCCCTTAAAAAACGAAGAAGAATCTCTGCCGGAACTGGCCGCGTGGATCGACCGCGTCATGCAGGCTAACAATTACTCCTATGAAGTGTGGATGATAGACGACGGCAGTACGGACGATTCCTGGGAAGTGATCACCAAACTGGCCGCCGGCAACAATCATATTAAAGGCATTCGCTTCCAGCGCAACTATGGCAAGTCAGCCGCGCTCAATGAAGGTTTCCGCGCCGCTAAAGGTGATGTGATCATCACGATGGACGCGGATTTGCAGGATAGCCCGGACGAAATTCCGGAACTCTATAACCTGATCATGCGCGACGGTTATGACCTGATCAGCGGCTGGAAAAAGAAACGGTACGACCCGATCATGAAGACGATCCCTTCGAAGTTCTTCAACGGCGTAACGGCAAAAATGAGCGGTATCAAACTGCACGACTTTAACTGTGGCCTCAAATCATACCGCAGGAAAGTGGTGAAGTCAATAGAGGTATATGGAGAGATGCACCGCTACATCCCGGTAATCGCCAAGTGGGCGGGCTTCCGCAAGATCGGTGAAAAGGTGGTGGAACACCGCGCTCGTAAATACGGCGTAACGAAGTTTGGCCTCGAGAGGTTTATCAACGGCTTCCTGGACCTCGCGTCTATCATGTTCGTCGGTAAGTTCGGTAAACGCCCGATGCACTTCTTCGGTGCTATGGGCTTCGTGTTCTTCTTCCTCGGTTTCGTGATCTCTTTTTACCTGGCGTTTGCCAAAATCGTGAACCTGCAATACAATATGACAGACAGGCCGATCTTTTACCTGGCCCTGTTGTTCATGATCATCGGCTCGCAATTGTTCCTCACGGGCTTTATCGCGGAATTGGTTACCCGCAACTCCGCCGACCGTAACAGTTACCTGGTGGAAGAGCGACTGGAAATTAAAGCTTAA
- a CDS encoding helix-turn-helix transcriptional regulator, with product MNVLLIERADNLTVPAAQVPSHLVKYLIPYARTYFKGDANGELLDLNIKTGPFSFWMHYINMRELTTLNPFSASHVLALHHWFGGNLPAKLREGNPMILGDNECNLFNILPEVHTVWPTIDSSLSIHVNVDPLKVKDLAAKHPDFEELARLPLLQHSGIVNSAPYRIDDVRRETLNRVISCKYVYQPAYYYFRRNFLDMYLQFLTQLRNEKQPALPLDQRYRDRLSLVRIHINNHPDADITLANMAERSQLSVDMLARGFEQVYNVRFDNYLHQIRMYRAFDLLMQTNAGKSAIAQKVGYSSYMGFIRAFIRFFGCDPLTLRREQ from the coding sequence ATGAACGTTTTACTTATCGAAAGGGCTGATAATTTAACCGTACCTGCGGCACAGGTACCGTCACATCTTGTGAAGTATCTCATTCCGTACGCACGCACTTATTTTAAAGGTGATGCTAACGGCGAACTGCTGGACCTCAACATCAAAACGGGGCCCTTCTCCTTCTGGATGCATTATATCAATATGCGGGAGCTGACTACGCTCAACCCGTTCTCCGCCAGTCATGTGCTCGCACTGCATCATTGGTTCGGCGGCAACCTGCCGGCCAAGTTGCGCGAAGGCAACCCGATGATACTGGGTGATAATGAGTGTAATCTGTTTAATATACTTCCGGAGGTTCACACAGTGTGGCCGACGATCGATAGTTCGCTGAGTATTCATGTGAACGTAGACCCGCTGAAGGTGAAGGACCTCGCGGCTAAACACCCGGATTTCGAGGAACTGGCGCGGCTTCCGTTGCTGCAACACAGTGGCATTGTGAACAGTGCGCCTTACCGGATAGACGATGTGCGACGGGAAACGCTGAACCGGGTTATTTCCTGCAAATATGTGTACCAGCCGGCATACTACTACTTCCGCCGCAACTTCCTGGACATGTACCTGCAATTCCTCACGCAGCTGCGGAATGAAAAGCAGCCGGCGTTGCCCCTGGACCAGCGGTACCGTGACCGCCTTTCACTGGTGAGGATACATATTAATAATCACCCGGATGCCGATATCACACTGGCCAACATGGCCGAGCGGTCGCAGTTATCGGTGGATATGCTGGCGCGTGGGTTTGAACAGGTGTACAATGTGCGGTTCGATAATTATCTTCACCAGATCAGGATGTACCGGGCGTTCGACCTGCTGATGCAGACGAATGCTGGTAAATCGGCGATTGCGCAGAAGGTGGGATACAGCAGTTACATGGGATTTATACGCGCCTTTATACGCTTCTTCGGCTGCGATCCGCTGACGCTTCGCCGGGAACAATAA
- a CDS encoding LytR/AlgR family response regulator transcription factor, with amino-acid sequence MSIKTVLIIDDEEASRSLIRQYLSAHPTLQILGECENGLEAVKAINLHKPHLVFLDVQMPGLNGFQVLHEISHVPLIIFTTAYDRFAIKAFELNAVDYLLKPYTRQRFDLAVEKARQRTDQHALYELASSLPVRQGTWPTRIFVELPGRLRSLDLHLVLYLKAEKEYTRIHTAQESYLSSQGINAMEKRLDPQRFMRVHRSFIVNIYHIKEVYRDISRTFILLNGGTEISVSRNYINHLKKLIY; translated from the coding sequence ATGTCAATCAAAACCGTACTTATCATCGACGACGAAGAAGCCTCGCGGAGCCTGATACGGCAGTATCTTTCCGCCCACCCCACGTTGCAGATCCTGGGTGAATGTGAGAACGGACTCGAAGCAGTAAAGGCCATCAACCTACATAAACCACATCTGGTGTTCCTCGACGTGCAGATGCCCGGATTGAACGGCTTCCAGGTACTTCACGAGATCAGTCATGTGCCACTCATTATCTTCACAACAGCCTACGACCGCTTTGCGATCAAAGCGTTTGAACTGAATGCAGTGGACTATCTCCTGAAACCCTACACCCGGCAACGTTTCGACCTGGCAGTAGAGAAGGCGCGGCAACGGACAGATCAACATGCATTGTATGAGCTGGCCTCCAGCTTACCCGTACGGCAAGGCACCTGGCCCACCCGTATTTTCGTAGAGCTGCCCGGGCGATTGCGCAGCCTGGACCTGCACCTGGTGTTGTACCTTAAAGCAGAAAAGGAATATACCCGCATCCATACCGCGCAGGAATCGTACCTCAGCTCGCAGGGCATCAACGCCATGGAAAAGCGGCTCGACCCGCAGCGGTTTATGCGTGTGCATCGCTCGTTTATCGTAAACATCTATCACATTAAAGAAGTGTACCGTGACATTTCCCGCACTTTCATCCTGCTAAATGGAGGAACGGAAATCAGTGTGAGCAGGAACTACATCAATCACCTTAAAAAACTAATTTACTGA